A genomic stretch from Chryseobacterium sp. SNU WT5 includes:
- the tilS gene encoding tRNA lysidine(34) synthetase TilS produces the protein MLNPESFLQSLSKLETNYQSSKYLLAVSGGADSMVLMQLFNSVGLYFEVAHVNYGLRAQDSEKDQKLVEKICKQNNIPMHLYKVTAKDKKPENSIQDWARTVRYDFFRTTQKEYNLDFIVTAHHLNDQLETFLINLSKASGINGLTGIPANENKLLRPLLRFTKEDIYDFAKQNQIDFREDLSNQKSDYLRNKIRNKIVPDLLQVNENFLENFSKSLNYLHQTKKFVHEQISAIENKITTKDELYLSIDKKAFKKQTAFVQFEILRKYGFTDLLEIEKINRADTGKKFISSQYELVIDRETYFIKTLAAETSYITNAEFTLECNAQNEINIPFQFNNKTNGEGGVVWKLNKEKVHLPLKLRQKKEGDFFHPIGMIGKKKISKFFKDEKIPILAQQKTWLLCDADEQILGIIPLRQDRRFLADNESAEIITVKL, from the coding sequence TTGCTTAATCCAGAGTCTTTCCTGCAATCACTATCAAAACTCGAAACAAACTACCAATCGTCTAAATACCTTTTGGCAGTAAGTGGTGGTGCCGACTCGATGGTATTGATGCAACTGTTCAATTCAGTAGGTTTATATTTCGAAGTTGCGCATGTGAATTACGGCTTGCGAGCACAAGATTCTGAGAAGGACCAAAAATTGGTAGAAAAGATCTGTAAACAGAACAACATTCCTATGCATTTGTATAAGGTAACAGCGAAAGACAAAAAGCCAGAGAACTCTATTCAGGATTGGGCGAGAACTGTTCGCTATGATTTTTTCAGAACAACTCAAAAGGAATATAATCTGGATTTCATTGTTACTGCACATCATCTAAATGACCAACTAGAAACCTTTCTCATCAATCTCTCAAAAGCTTCCGGAATAAATGGTTTAACAGGAATTCCAGCCAATGAAAATAAGCTTTTGAGACCACTTCTTCGGTTTACTAAAGAAGATATTTATGATTTTGCAAAACAAAACCAAATTGATTTTCGTGAAGATCTATCCAATCAGAAAAGTGATTATTTAAGAAATAAAATTAGGAATAAAATAGTCCCTGACTTACTACAAGTAAATGAAAACTTTCTGGAAAACTTCAGTAAAAGTCTAAATTATCTACATCAGACTAAAAAATTTGTGCATGAACAGATTTCAGCTATCGAAAATAAAATAACTACCAAAGATGAGCTATATCTAAGTATTGATAAAAAAGCATTTAAGAAACAAACTGCTTTTGTACAATTTGAAATTCTACGTAAATATGGCTTTACGGATCTTTTAGAAATCGAAAAAATCAACAGAGCAGATACGGGAAAGAAATTTATTTCCAGCCAATATGAATTAGTAATAGATCGCGAAACGTACTTTATAAAAACTTTAGCAGCAGAAACCTCGTATATCACTAATGCAGAGTTCACTTTGGAGTGCAATGCTCAAAATGAAATTAATATTCCCTTCCAATTTAATAATAAAACTAATGGTGAAGGAGGTGTCGTTTGGAAATTGAATAAAGAGAAAGTCCACTTACCTTTAAAATTAAGGCAAAAAAAAGAGGGTGATTTTTTTCATCCGATAGGAATGATTGGTAAAAAGAAAATCTCAAAATTTTTTAAGGATGAAAAAATACCTATTTTAGCCCAACAAAAAACTTGGCTTTTGTGCGACGCGGATGAGCAAATTCTAGGAATTATTCCTTTGCGCCAAGATCGCCGATTTTTAGCAGATAACGAATCAGCAGAAATAATCACTGTAAAACTATAG
- a CDS encoding OmpA family protein — protein sequence MRLGKIGAVLGMAVMMTSCVSKKQFDALNTNYNQCITNVGERQREIQDLKGVNAGLTSENALLNRQNDALKTSLDACLANSGKGSANIDKLIGEINSSNKYIKQLISTNSKNDSLNLALSNKLKRSLDNIADNDVQVKVLKGVVMISLSDNMLYKTGDYNILPAAQDVLGKVAKVINDYDTYSVLIEGNTDNVPLTSNNLPKDNWDLSALRATSMAKVLQSKFGVNPARITAGGRSEYNPKTTNASVSGRAENRRTEIIIMPKLDEFMKLMDVAPVKN from the coding sequence ATGAGATTAGGAAAAATTGGAGCCGTTTTAGGAATGGCAGTCATGATGACTTCTTGCGTAAGCAAAAAGCAGTTTGATGCCTTGAATACGAATTACAACCAGTGTATCACCAATGTAGGTGAGAGACAACGTGAAATTCAGGATTTAAAAGGGGTTAATGCTGGTTTGACAAGTGAAAATGCTTTGTTGAACCGTCAGAATGATGCTCTAAAAACCTCCCTTGATGCTTGTTTAGCAAATAGTGGAAAAGGGTCTGCCAACATTGATAAACTGATTGGCGAGATTAATTCTTCTAATAAATATATCAAACAGTTGATTTCTACCAACTCCAAAAATGACAGTTTGAATTTAGCGTTATCTAACAAATTGAAACGTTCTTTAGATAATATCGCGGATAATGATGTGCAGGTAAAAGTTCTGAAAGGAGTCGTAATGATCTCTTTGTCTGACAATATGTTGTACAAAACTGGAGATTATAACATTCTGCCAGCAGCTCAGGACGTTTTAGGAAAAGTTGCGAAAGTAATTAATGATTACGATACTTATTCAGTATTGATTGAAGGTAATACGGATAATGTTCCATTAACTTCTAATAACTTACCAAAAGATAACTGGGATTTATCTGCTTTGAGAGCAACTTCAATGGCGAAAGTGCTTCAGTCAAAATTCGGCGTGAATCCAGCCAGAATTACTGCCGGTGGAAGAAGTGAGTATAACCCAAAAACGACCAATGCTTCAGTTTCTGGAAGAGCAGAAAACAGAAGAACAGAAATCATCATTATGCCTAAATTAGATGAATTCATGAAATTGATGGATGTTGCTCCAGTAAAAAACTAA
- a CDS encoding O-methyltransferase has translation MGFFEEQLPEMDRYLEDHTSAEPEILKRLRKETFQKTTQPHMISGALQGRLLSILAKIARPKNILEIGTFTGYATLCLAEGLVNQGRITTLDINEELSYLPKKYFNESEFSTQIDFQLIDAHLFLKETEEVFDFVFIDADKENYVEYFKLLKPRIERGAVILFDNVLWYGKVLEENPKLKSTQIIKELNEIISKDEDFENLILPLRDGLHLIRKK, from the coding sequence ATGGGTTTTTTTGAAGAACAGCTTCCAGAAATGGATCGTTATTTAGAGGATCATACTTCTGCTGAACCAGAGATTTTGAAAAGGTTACGGAAAGAGACTTTTCAAAAGACAACGCAACCTCACATGATTTCCGGAGCTTTGCAAGGGAGATTATTGTCAATCTTAGCGAAAATCGCGAGGCCGAAAAATATTTTAGAAATTGGAACTTTCACGGGTTATGCAACTTTGTGTCTTGCAGAAGGCTTAGTGAACCAGGGCAGAATAACAACTTTGGATATTAATGAAGAACTCTCTTACCTTCCTAAAAAGTATTTTAACGAAAGTGAATTTTCGACTCAAATAGATTTTCAATTAATAGATGCCCACTTATTTTTGAAAGAAACGGAGGAAGTTTTTGATTTTGTATTCATCGATGCGGATAAAGAAAATTACGTAGAATATTTTAAATTATTAAAGCCAAGAATAGAACGTGGAGCAGTGATTCTCTTTGACAACGTCTTGTGGTATGGGAAAGTTTTAGAAGAAAATCCTAAATTAAAATCTACGCAGATCATAAAAGAACTTAATGAGATCATCTCAAAAGATGAAGATTTCGAAAATCTTATTTTACCTTTGCGTGACGGACTTCACCTAATCAGAAAAAAATAA
- a CDS encoding C40 family peptidase, which translates to MNKGICTVAVAPLRAEQSHQSEMTSQLLYGETADILETDGKFLKVRMHYDDYQGWVDAQQMGKISDEYFEKRRTKLVNNIFETYNTSQGKMLLSMGSEVNSEMGSAPVLTSKSISETALQFLNVPYLWSGRSFFGVDCSGFVQLIYKTHGIVLPRDAYQQAELGEVLSFVEESKPGDLAFFENEDGLISHVGLMLNNSEIIHSFGKVRIDPLDSTGIFNKDLNKHTHKLRFLRSIF; encoded by the coding sequence ATGAATAAAGGAATTTGCACAGTTGCAGTTGCGCCACTTCGAGCAGAACAATCTCATCAGTCAGAGATGACCTCGCAACTTCTGTATGGGGAAACTGCAGATATTTTGGAAACTGATGGAAAATTTCTAAAGGTTAGGATGCATTATGATGATTACCAAGGATGGGTAGATGCACAGCAAATGGGTAAGATATCAGACGAATATTTTGAGAAAAGACGTACAAAGCTCGTCAATAATATATTTGAAACGTATAATACATCACAGGGTAAAATGCTGCTTTCTATGGGTAGTGAAGTGAATTCTGAAATGGGAAGTGCTCCAGTCTTAACAAGTAAAAGTATTTCAGAAACAGCACTGCAATTTTTGAATGTGCCTTATCTTTGGAGTGGCCGAAGTTTTTTCGGCGTAGACTGCAGCGGATTTGTTCAGTTAATTTATAAAACTCACGGCATTGTTTTACCTAGAGATGCTTATCAACAGGCAGAATTAGGAGAGGTTTTGAGTTTTGTGGAAGAGAGTAAACCTGGGGATTTAGCATTTTTTGAAAATGAAGATGGTCTAATATCACACGTAGGATTAATGCTGAACAATAGCGAGATCATTCACTCCTTTGGGAAAGTGAGAATAGATCCTTTGGATTCTACCGGAATATTTAATAAAGACCTGAATAAGCATACCCATAAATTGCGTTTTTTGCGCAGCATTTTTTAA
- a CDS encoding DUF1648 domain-containing protein encodes MKKLPFYLKITSFCLLIFIWDYIFIHYRELPKIIPIHFDFHGNPDGFAPKMMIWVLAGIATFLYLLLYLVSKNKNSSLLNMPQNVKDSVNASLIIDSMNLVVMLMLAVISSESISVGLGKADGLSPIINYLVILLIVGVVGILIYSNIISKRDRSQNSTN; translated from the coding sequence ATGAAAAAACTTCCTTTTTATCTTAAGATTACTTCTTTTTGTCTGCTGATTTTTATTTGGGATTATATTTTCATTCATTACCGTGAGTTACCAAAGATTATTCCTATACATTTTGACTTTCATGGAAATCCTGATGGCTTCGCACCCAAAATGATGATTTGGGTATTAGCAGGAATTGCAACATTTCTTTATCTTTTGCTTTATTTGGTTTCAAAGAATAAAAACTCAAGCTTACTCAATATGCCTCAGAATGTAAAAGACTCAGTCAATGCTTCTTTAATAATAGATTCTATGAACTTGGTAGTGATGCTTATGTTAGCAGTTATCAGTTCAGAAAGTATTTCGGTTGGACTAGGAAAAGCGGATGGTTTAAGTCCAATCATTAATTATTTAGTTATTCTGTTAATTGTAGGAGTTGTAGGAATTTTGATTTATTCCAATATTATTTCTAAAAGAGATCGTTCCCAAAATTCTACAAATTGA
- a CDS encoding 3-deoxy-D-manno-octulosonic acid transferase, translated as MKFIYNIFIRLLISAMRVGAIFNYKLKKGLAGRRQSCTIVQSKFSSEDRVIWMHAASLGEYEQGLPVLEKMKVKFPNHKILITFFSPSGYDNVIKKNTIADVICYLPFDTEEWVKEFTAHFKTDLFFTVKYEYWYHLLQELKKQGAQIYVVSALFYETQVFFKAYGAWFVRQLKKNVDWFFHQTSHSTALAKGIGLKNSSTAGDTRYDRVRQLRERDNSVDFIKEFKQDFKTIIFGSSWEAEERLAEIIFSQNKNIKLIIAPHDLKRVAHLQSIFPSAILYSQIIENSSLHFFNVRILIIDCIGLLSKLYSYGDLAIIGGGFHSKGLHNILEAATFGIPVFFGHQYTKNPEADELIARNGGKAFEDEFFAAPYLLNLLNDDVSLARMGNNARNFIEEQPIASEIIVEQIVRKQQL; from the coding sequence TTGAAATTCATTTACAATATATTTATTCGACTTCTAATTTCAGCCATGCGTGTTGGAGCTATCTTTAATTATAAATTAAAGAAAGGATTAGCTGGAAGAAGACAGAGTTGTACGATCGTACAATCGAAATTCTCATCTGAAGATCGGGTGATCTGGATGCATGCTGCGAGTTTGGGCGAGTATGAACAGGGGCTACCGGTCCTTGAAAAAATGAAGGTTAAGTTCCCAAATCATAAAATCCTTATTACTTTTTTTTCTCCTTCCGGTTATGATAATGTGATTAAGAAAAATACAATTGCAGACGTAATTTGCTATCTTCCGTTTGATACTGAAGAATGGGTGAAAGAATTTACAGCTCATTTTAAAACCGATCTATTTTTCACGGTAAAATATGAATATTGGTATCACCTTTTACAGGAACTCAAAAAACAGGGAGCACAGATTTATGTAGTTTCTGCTTTATTTTATGAAACGCAAGTGTTCTTTAAAGCGTACGGAGCCTGGTTTGTGAGACAGTTAAAGAAAAACGTGGATTGGTTTTTTCATCAAACTTCGCATTCTACCGCATTAGCAAAAGGAATTGGATTAAAAAATTCTTCTACTGCTGGTGATACCCGATATGATCGGGTTCGTCAACTTCGCGAAAGAGACAACTCGGTTGACTTTATCAAGGAATTTAAACAGGATTTTAAGACAATCATATTCGGGAGCTCATGGGAGGCAGAGGAACGTTTGGCAGAGATCATTTTTTCACAAAACAAAAATATTAAATTAATTATTGCGCCTCATGATTTAAAAAGAGTAGCGCATTTACAATCAATTTTTCCGTCTGCAATTTTATATTCCCAGATTATTGAAAATAGCTCGTTACACTTTTTCAACGTAAGGATTCTGATTATTGATTGTATCGGCTTGCTTTCTAAACTCTATTCTTATGGCGATTTAGCAATTATTGGCGGTGGCTTCCATTCGAAGGGCCTTCATAATATTTTAGAAGCTGCTACATTTGGAATTCCGGTCTTCTTTGGCCATCAGTACACCAAGAATCCAGAAGCAGATGAATTAATTGCCAGAAATGGAGGTAAGGCTTTTGAAGATGAATTTTTTGCAGCACCCTATCTTTTGAATTTATTAAACGATGATGTCTCTCTCGCAAGGATGGGAAATAACGCCCGTAACTTTATTGAAGAACAGCCTATTGCGTCTGAAATAATCGTGGAACAAATTGTCAGGAAGCAACAGCTTTAA
- a CDS encoding sigma-70 family RNA polymerase sigma factor — MNTNAQYSDQELIQRILNKETALFELIIRRNNPYLYRIGKMYRFSHEDTQDLMQDSYVQAYTHLYQFKNKSSFRTWLSKIMVNECYRKSQKWTSKNVESLENNTPAFEKLSSVETAHNVMNTELNSVIEKALLHIPEDYRTVFTLREINGLSVAETSEILSITESNVKVRLNRAKTYLRAEIEKFYNKEEIFEFNLIYCDAMVDRVMKAIS; from the coding sequence ATGAATACAAACGCTCAATACTCAGATCAGGAATTGATTCAAAGGATTCTTAATAAAGAAACTGCACTGTTCGAATTAATCATCAGACGAAATAATCCGTATTTATATCGGATTGGAAAGATGTATCGGTTCAGTCATGAAGATACGCAAGACTTAATGCAGGACTCTTATGTTCAGGCTTATACGCATCTTTATCAATTTAAAAATAAATCGTCTTTTCGAACCTGGCTTTCGAAGATTATGGTGAATGAATGTTATCGAAAATCTCAGAAATGGACTTCGAAAAATGTAGAATCGCTTGAAAACAATACTCCCGCTTTTGAAAAATTAAGCAGTGTAGAAACCGCTCATAATGTTATGAATACAGAATTAAATTCAGTGATAGAAAAAGCTTTACTCCATATTCCGGAGGATTACAGAACCGTATTTACGTTAAGGGAAATTAATGGACTAAGTGTCGCTGAAACATCGGAGATTTTATCAATTACCGAAAGCAACGTCAAAGTTCGACTCAATAGAGCCAAAACCTATCTACGAGCAGAGATTGAAAAATTCTATAACAAGGAAGAGATTTTCGAATTTAATTTAATCTATTGCGATGCAATGGTGGATCGTGTGATGAAGGCAATTTCTTAG
- a CDS encoding deoxyuridine 5'-triphosphate nucleotidohydrolase yields the protein MEYSKEFKEAISNFSSQEKDKLIIRLLKKDRILSHRLYFELIDEETADDKRNQMEELIKNEVKQAAKRFGRTKYFLPSIRKISAKITEHVKITTDKFGEVSLTLLLVSETLSHLPKTHDHYKLYIYLLNKIFRSLVLTLKLDPDYFLDLRENYSAVHQQILGSKGLEELALHNGLFLNWLEADNIPDNIDLILKGIKAEGLLK from the coding sequence ATGGAATATTCGAAAGAATTTAAGGAAGCGATTTCCAATTTCTCCTCTCAGGAAAAAGACAAACTCATTATTCGTTTGCTGAAAAAAGACAGAATTTTATCACACCGTCTCTATTTCGAATTGATTGATGAAGAAACTGCCGATGACAAACGAAATCAAATGGAAGAACTTATTAAAAATGAAGTTAAGCAAGCCGCAAAAAGGTTTGGACGAACTAAATATTTTCTACCAAGCATTCGAAAAATTAGTGCGAAAATAACAGAACACGTCAAAATTACCACCGATAAATTTGGAGAAGTTTCGTTGACTCTTTTATTAGTCAGTGAGACATTAAGCCATTTACCCAAAACTCACGATCATTATAAATTATATATTTACTTACTGAACAAAATCTTTAGATCTTTGGTCTTAACTTTAAAGTTGGATCCTGATTATTTTTTGGATTTACGGGAAAATTACAGCGCTGTTCATCAGCAAATATTAGGAAGTAAAGGTTTGGAAGAACTGGCATTGCATAATGGATTATTTTTAAACTGGCTAGAAGCCGATAACATTCCAGATAATATTGATTTAATTTTAAAAGGAATTAAAGCAGAAGGTTTGTTGAAGTAA
- a CDS encoding glycosyltransferase family 2 protein — MPEVSIITPCYNSANFLNETIQSVTNQSFTDWEWLITDDCSSDDSVEIIMKINDPRIILTIAEKNGGAGHARNLSLEKATGKYITFLDADDYWEPNFLEEMVSFMKKEKAELAYSNYARCDEDLTPKIADFQADKEVTFDNLLKTCRLSLLSSMYDSERVGKEFFPPGSKREDHVMWLNLLKKIPVGKPLPKTMAKYRMHATSISRRKTNIMKDQYLVYKNHMKFSTLKSWYYTTNWALNGFMKYSKIFN, encoded by the coding sequence ATGCCCGAAGTTTCAATTATTACTCCTTGTTATAATTCAGCAAATTTTTTAAACGAGACCATTCAATCAGTTACTAACCAATCATTTACCGATTGGGAATGGCTGATTACTGATGATTGTTCGTCGGATGATTCTGTTGAAATTATCATGAAAATTAATGACCCGAGAATTATTCTCACGATTGCAGAAAAAAATGGCGGTGCTGGCCACGCCCGCAATTTATCTTTAGAAAAAGCCACTGGCAAATACATCACTTTTTTAGATGCTGATGATTATTGGGAACCAAATTTTTTAGAGGAAATGGTTTCATTCATGAAAAAAGAAAAAGCAGAACTTGCCTATTCAAACTATGCAAGATGCGATGAAGACTTAACTCCTAAGATTGCAGATTTTCAGGCAGACAAAGAAGTAACTTTTGATAACTTATTAAAAACTTGCCGTTTATCATTATTAAGTTCGATGTACGATTCTGAAAGAGTTGGTAAAGAGTTTTTTCCACCAGGAAGTAAACGAGAAGATCACGTGATGTGGCTGAACTTATTGAAGAAAATTCCGGTCGGAAAGCCTCTGCCAAAAACAATGGCAAAATATAGAATGCACGCCACCAGTATTTCGCGAAGAAAAACCAATATTATGAAGGATCAATATTTAGTATATAAAAATCACATGAAGTTTTCTACGCTAAAATCTTGGTACTATACTACTAATTGGGCTTTGAACGGATTTATGAAATATTCAAAAATATTTAATTAA
- a CDS encoding lipocalin family protein, with the protein MKKLFLISTAIIFALLTSCRSDSDSNSDQLMLTGNWRPDKIVSVATENGNSTTTTIVTNDCQKKGRLLFNNNATGNATYWDDATGTCAVALNLDFAYTYNPDTKLFTITINNNTMEGVVSTLTNTNLVVNYVDRSNPAIVNKVEISATKVAN; encoded by the coding sequence ATGAAAAAGTTATTTTTAATAAGTACAGCAATAATTTTCGCATTATTAACCAGTTGCCGGAGTGATTCAGATTCAAACTCTGATCAACTCATGCTTACTGGAAATTGGCGACCAGATAAAATTGTATCTGTTGCAACTGAAAATGGCAACAGTACAACAACCACAATTGTCACGAACGATTGTCAGAAAAAAGGAAGGTTGCTATTTAACAACAATGCGACTGGTAACGCAACTTACTGGGACGATGCAACCGGGACTTGTGCCGTAGCGCTAAATTTAGATTTTGCGTACACTTATAATCCAGATACCAAACTATTTACGATTACCATCAATAACAACACAATGGAAGGTGTAGTTTCGACCTTGACGAATACTAATTTAGTCGTTAATTATGTGGATCGGAGCAACCCAGCAATTGTAAATAAAGTGGAGATTTCTGCGACCAAAGTGGCAAACTAA